The genomic stretch agCGGCTCCGAGCCCCACCTTGTCACCCCCCCGCCCGTGGCGGTGACGCGGTGTCACCCCCGCGGGCACAGCACGGGGGACATCTGCGCccccccagagctggctgcaacCTCCTCGTTATTTATTAATGACCTAATTGTCGCCGCGGGTTTAATTACCCCGCAGTGCCGATGCGGGGGGGCTCGCGGTGGTgatggaggggggggggggtgtctccccaggacccccattcccagccctggggtgggGGTCCCATTGTCCCCACTCTTGCTGGGGGGACTTTGGGGTCTGTGGGGGTTCCTGGGTTCCGGGGGCTGCTGTTTGGGGGGGTCTCAGGGGGGTCTCTGTGCCCATGGGGGGTCACTGGTGGGTCTGGGGGTTCCTGAGCCCTTGGGCGGCTGTTCAGGGGGTGTCCATGGGGGTCTTTGAGGGGGTTCCTGTACCCTTAGGGTGCCCCAGCTgctgtttgggggggggggggacacagggacaccgtGGGTGGGTGAGCTccgggggggctccgggggggattttggggtgtctggggGGGGGTGTGGAGCTGCCGCCCCTCCCGCCCCCGTGACAGCCGCGGCCTGACACACCGGTCACACGAGCGGCACAGCCGCGGTGACAGCGGCGGCAGGAACGGCCCCGTGACCCCGCTGCCTCCGCAGTGAAACGGGTTCGGGCAGCCGCAGCCGCCCCCGGGCCCTTCTCCCGTCGGGATTCTCCCGGGGGATCCCGGGGAGCAGCGCGGCCCCATCGCCGCCCCCCGACCCCACAGCGGGACCCCACAGCTCGCCTCAGGAGGGGacattttgggggggggtcgCAGTTCGGGTGCTGTCACCGCCCCGTCCCTCGGGACGCGGGAGGGGAGGCGGCGCTGCGGTGGCCGCAGCGGAGGCTGTCACACGCCGCGGTCcctccgtgcctcagtttcccccgcAATGAAAACCCCAAAGGAGGGCACAGGGCACGGCCCCGAGCCACGCGACGCTCTGGGACGGCCACCGTGTCCCCAGGCcggtccctgtgtccctgcccaggcgGACACCGTGTCCCAGGCGGGCAGGAGCCCGGAGCTGGCACCGCTCCCGGCCGGGTCCCGCGGTCACCTCGTGTGACACCGCGCGTGTGACACGGGACAGGGCGAGCTCCGCTGCCGCTCCCCCCGAGGGTTCCGCCTGCAGGAAGGATCCCGGGGAGCCCCGGTTACCCACAAACGGGGGACCCCACCCCCGGCCCCGCTTTCCACGGAGCCCTCGGGGCTTCCcgctgtccttgtccccaggcccggccgcccccgcgGGGCAGAGGGAATTCCctccccgggatcccccccgccccgttCCCACGGATTCTGCGGGGGTGGGGGAAGCTCCAGCCCCGAGCCCGGGAGGGggccgtgcctcagtttcccacaGAGCTAAGGGCACCCCGTGGgtgtttttcttggaaaaaccctttttcaGAGAAGGGTGGGGTCGGaatttctcctgctgcagcagcacggaGGCCACACACGGGTGGGAACCCCGGGCTCTATAAAAGGCCCCCACCGCGAGCAGAGCCCCCAGGGGAGGCGgagcccaccccaaaacccaccccaaaacccacccaggAGGCGCCGATCCCGCTCCCACTCCCTTGGGAAcggctccagcagagcagagggaagtgcAAACACCGGTAACGTCAGACATTTTATTGCAAATAAATTTAGTTCCTCGCTCGGTAGAAGAATAAACTCTGGAAAAGGTTCAGCTCAGGGTCTCCAAGTGCAAAAGCAGCACCCGGGGGGTGCAAGGTCCATCCGTGCAGACGTCGATAACTCCTCGGAAAAAGCAGTTtttgcaacaacaacaacaactaaaaaTCCAGCCCTCTGCAGTCCTCGCCTCCTTGGGGTCCCAGCTGCCAAAAATCGCGACAATGTCCCAGCTCCGGGGTCACCCCCGCGCTCCGCAGCGCCCGCCCGGGGCTCCCCAGCTCCGGCATCGGTCCAGCGCGACTCCTCCTCGGCCGGCAGCTCCGGCCAGTGTCCACCGGGGCTCCGGCCAGTGTCCACCGGGGCTCCGGCCAGTGTCCACCGGGGCTCCGGCCAGTGTCCAGCGTCCATCCGGGCTCGGCACggctccctccatccccaccgCAGCGGCCGCgctcccccttcctcctctccggttcaaaacaaaaataaaatcggtgggttttggggattgTGGGTTGGAACTGGCTGtttgtcctctttttttttgtttgtttttcctgctgttttgcgttgggtttattatttttttttgttgtttaaaaaggtttttaatCCTTCAAGTCCAGGCCGGGAAGGGCTCAGCGCTCCTGCAGACACACGTAAGGCACCCACTGGTTCCTGTCGCGACTCTCGGCGCAGTAACTCgccacctctgccagcccctggcTCTTCCAGGCGTCCGTGTGCGGGTtctgggggagcaggagcacGAGGTCAGTGCCACCAGCGCCCCGACACGAGGTCAGTGCCACCCGAGCCGCCCCGTCACCCTCCCCGGCCCCCGGCCGAGTCACGGGGCCAGCAGCGCGTCACCTCCCCGCTCACCGTGACCAGGAGGCAGTGCAGGTCTCGGGGCTCGGAGCCCGGCTCGGGCTCGCCCAGGATGGCGGCGAGGCGCTGCATGCCCGACACGCGCAGGATGTGGATGTCGTTGTCGCAGCAGAACGCCTGGATGAGCGTGAAGTGGATCTGCAGGGCGATGTCACCCTCGTCCTCCTCGTCGGTGGCCAGCACGCACAGCACCACGCTGTCGGGGTCCCTGCGGGGGCGCGGCGGGTTAGGGGCGACCGGGACAGCTCGGGGTGGTGGAACTGTCGCCGCCTCCCCGTGTCACCTCCCTGTCGCGCTAAGAACAGGGCACAGACGCGCCCAATTCTGCCTGGTCAGCCCCAGCCCGCAAAACGCTCCTGCCAAGAGCCAGCCCTGCGCTAAGCGGGATGAACACCCCCCGCCTTCGACAGACCCCGCCCGACAGAGCCCTATCGCGATACTCACACATTCATGAGCTTGGCCGACTCGTAGACCCCCACGGTGAGCCGGTCCTGCCGCTGCGCCGCCACCAGCACCCGCTCCACCGCCTCGCTCACCGCCTGCATCCTGCCGGGAGGAACGACAGAGCCGGTGAGCGGCGGCGGCGACAACCGCAGACCCCCCCGGCGCGACACCCCGAGCTGCCGCCACTTACTTGCTGCTATCGCAAGgcaccagctcctccagggtCATGGTGCAATTGTAATCCTCAGGAGAAGAAGGCAAATTCCAAGAGCAATAATCCCGAATGCGGCTATCGCGGGGATATCGCGGAGATATCGCGGCTCTATCCCGAttcccgctcccgctccgctCCTGCCGCCGCTCCAGCGCGATCGCTCTGAGCCTCCGCCGCGCCCTGCGCTGCCTTTTATAGCCCCCCGCCGACGGGCGGGGCAGCGCGCGGCGCCCCCGCTTCCCCCATTGGCTGGAGCCGCGCGGAGCAGCCCACGGGCGCGGCGCTGATTGGGCGCCGCCGGCGGGACCCACGTGGGGAGAAACGCGGGGGGAGCGCGGGGGAAACCCCCGCCCTGAAACTGCGCCCCCCCCGCGCCGGGACGGGCGTGGGACCGGGAACCGGGGAACGGGGGAACGGGGGAACCGGGGGAACCGGGGTCGGGGTCGGTCCGTGGGACCGGGGGCTGCACCGGGGGGTCGCTCCGGGGGTCGGTCGGTGCACCGGGGGCTGATCTGTGGGACCGGGGGCTGCACCGGGGGGTCGCTCCGGGGGTCCGTCGGTGCACCGGGGGCTGATCTGTGGGATGGGGAGCTGCATAAGGGGGTCGCTCTGTGCAAAGGGGGTCGCTCCGGGGGTCGGTCGGTACACCGGGGGCTGATCTGTGGGACCAGGGGTCGGTCGGTACACCGGGGGCTGCACCGGGGGGTCGCTCCGTGCACAGGGGGATCGGTCCGTGGGACCGGGGTTCGCTCCGGGCCTCTTCTCGTTCACCGGGGACTGCTCAGAGGGTCGCTTCTTGCACCGGGGGTCGGTCCCTGGGACCGGAGCTGCACCGGGAGCCGGGGGCTGTTCCGGGGAATGGCTCCGTGCACCGGGGTCTGCACAGGGCGGGGGTCGGTTCGTGCACCGGAAGCTGCTCCGGGGGTCGGTCCGTGGGTGGGGGGCTGCACCGGGGATTTGTGAGCGGACCGGGGGTGCACCGGGGGCTGTCCTTTGACCGGGGGGCCGGTCCGTGCACCGGGGGCTGCCCCCTGGGGTCGGTCCGTGGGTCGGGGGCGGCAGCGGGGATCGGTCCGTACACCGGGGGCTGCACCGGCGGTCTGTCGGTGGAGCGGGGGCTGCACCGGGGGGCTGCAATTCACGCAccggggcgcgggggcggcTCGGTCCGTGCACCGGGAGCTGCACCCGGGGGCGGGAGGGGCCGGTGCGCCCCGAGCCGGGCGAAACGGGGACACGCGGGGAGCTCCGTgctgcgggcgggcggcggccgccACCTGCCGGGAACACGGCCCGGGCCCGCCGGGGACGCGCTCCCGCTGCCCGGGCTTGTCCCGGGGCTTGGCACACCGGGCTCGCCTCAGCTTGGTCCCCGGGTCCCGCAGCCGCAGGGCCAGACCCGTGCGGTCGTGGGGTCGCGGAAGGTGGTCAcgccgtgcctcagtttccctcgGCCGCGTCTTCCTGAGCCGTATTTCCCACGCTGCCACCTGCCCACGGCGGCGCTGGCGCCTTGTgcgtgtccccgctgtcccccgtCCCCTCTCgctgtccccccgtgtccccccgccCCGTGTCCGAGCACGGCCGCAGCCCATCACACCGATGGCTCCCGCTCCACTCCTCCGAGCCAGCAGACGGCGCTGTCCCCCCCATTGCTCCCCCAATGCCTTATGGGAAGTGTAGTCCCGGAGCGCCCCGCCCTTCCCGCGCCGTTAAGCGGGGACTACATTACCCAGGAGACTCCGCACCCCTGGGTGGGCGGAACCTCGGGGTGTGGGCGGGGcgcggcaccggcaccggcaccggcaccgg from Hirundo rustica isolate bHirRus1 chromosome 26, bHirRus1.pri.v3, whole genome shotgun sequence encodes the following:
- the GADD45B gene encoding growth arrest and DNA damage-inducible protein GADD45 beta; amino-acid sequence: MTLEELVPCDSSKMQAVSEAVERVLVAAQRQDRLTVGVYESAKLMNVDPDSVVLCVLATDEEDEGDIALQIHFTLIQAFCCDNDIHILRVSGMQRLAAILGEPEPGSEPRDLHCLLVTNPHTDAWKSQGLAEVASYCAESRDRNQWVPYVCLQER